One Nocardia iowensis DNA window includes the following coding sequences:
- a CDS encoding UbiD family decarboxylase, with protein MTDRYEAPGERRHLKSINEYLDALAEHDDLARVDAPVDLNLELGAGARYAFENNLPAQYFTNITGFPGYRFLGGLAPYSSDARHRWGRVALALGLPWNTHPLAILDRLLAVDFDTDLIAPVVVPDRSGRKLHDTVDLYDIPSPMLHEGDGGDYLNTIGTMIATTPDGSWTNWHVCRVMRVDAQRLTIWTRDFQHFGMIYEMWKEVGKPMEFALALGVEPAATVLSGGRAAPEHVDEAAFLGGWFGEPLEVTRAFTVDHNVPATAQVVIEGHINIEERAPEGPMGEYPGYLIPDAIDLELVGHVTAISSVPEPILATVPAGKPVDDDHTINHIGQSVVHTRTLRDAGLPVEHVWVPPEGANQFAVVTVTKDWQASWNSDAQALIRRITDTLIERVPLTMALARILVVENDIDPTDLRDVMWALASRVRPGSDLVLTDRPLASLSPLFSPYERETFRGPLVVHNGLIAGAATRSVPSTFQAVYPEAVKAKIETLVEANLVGAK; from the coding sequence ATGACCGATCGTTACGAAGCTCCCGGCGAACGCCGTCACCTGAAATCGATCAACGAATACCTCGACGCACTGGCGGAGCACGACGACCTGGCGCGTGTCGATGCACCGGTCGATTTGAATCTGGAACTGGGCGCAGGCGCCCGATATGCGTTCGAGAACAATCTGCCGGCCCAGTATTTCACCAACATCACCGGGTTTCCCGGGTACCGATTCCTCGGCGGTTTGGCCCCGTACTCCTCCGATGCCCGGCATCGGTGGGGACGAGTAGCGCTCGCCCTGGGATTGCCCTGGAACACGCATCCCTTGGCTATCCTCGATCGCCTGCTCGCGGTCGACTTCGACACCGATCTCATTGCGCCGGTCGTGGTCCCCGACCGCAGCGGTCGCAAGCTGCACGACACCGTAGATCTGTACGACATTCCGTCCCCGATGTTGCACGAAGGCGACGGCGGCGACTACCTCAACACGATCGGGACGATGATCGCCACGACCCCGGATGGCTCTTGGACCAACTGGCATGTGTGCCGGGTCATGCGCGTGGACGCGCAGCGCCTCACCATCTGGACCCGGGACTTTCAGCACTTCGGGATGATCTATGAGATGTGGAAAGAGGTCGGCAAGCCCATGGAGTTCGCCCTGGCGCTGGGCGTCGAACCCGCCGCGACGGTCCTGTCGGGTGGACGGGCGGCTCCCGAGCATGTGGATGAAGCGGCATTTCTGGGGGGATGGTTCGGCGAGCCCCTCGAGGTCACCCGCGCTTTCACCGTCGATCACAATGTCCCCGCGACCGCGCAGGTCGTCATCGAGGGACACATCAACATCGAGGAACGCGCCCCCGAAGGCCCCATGGGGGAATACCCCGGCTACCTCATCCCGGACGCGATCGACCTCGAGCTGGTGGGTCATGTCACGGCGATCTCCAGTGTCCCCGAACCCATCCTCGCCACCGTCCCGGCCGGCAAACCCGTCGACGACGACCACACCATCAACCACATCGGTCAGTCCGTCGTACACACGCGCACCCTGCGAGACGCCGGCCTGCCCGTGGAGCACGTGTGGGTGCCTCCCGAAGGCGCGAACCAGTTCGCCGTCGTCACCGTGACCAAGGATTGGCAGGCCAGCTGGAACAGCGACGCACAGGCATTGATTCGCCGCATCACCGACACCTTGATCGAACGCGTTCCCTTGACCATGGCCCTGGCCCGGATTCTCGTGGTGGAGAACGACATCGACCCCACCGACCTCCGCGATGTCATGTGGGCCCTGGCATCCCGGGTACGCCCTGGCAGTGATCTCGTCCTCACCGACCGACCGCTTGCCAGCCTATCGCCCCTGTTCAGCCCATACGAACGCGAAACGTTCCGCGGCCCGCTGGTCGTCCACAACGGGCTGATCGCTGGGGCCGCGACACGCTCGGTGCCCTCCACCTTCCAAGCGGTCTATCCGGAAGCAGTCAAGGCCAAGATCGAAACCCTCGTCGAAGCAAATCTCGTCGGCGCCAAGTAA
- a CDS encoding DJ-1/PfpI family protein has translation MSDTATGRPKALIMISSARQVPLAEPAGTSFSSGFFLSEMGPLLQDFRRDHDFVFATPDGRPPQLDVNGLFLAGYATPDERAEVDAQAAAAQSAADFDAEALRRDNPELVARRDRELQTAYDLIGRITVSEILPGTEKEVASIRDEVAETFQKLPAQEWLSAKDLIDRDRDPADSFDLGEFAFVHLPGGHAPVVDFGDNPYLGELLNTLHDKGVVVSMICHGPLALVSTKYRVTDDGKVTTGGDRPLAGAHVTTLAKQLEQSSADASKGGYLAYLAIPGKHTRLIEYVEDRLREAEYQVDVPAVPTDPLAIYDEDRNLLTGDGPQAMAVQTAQLRTILAQTKAPKSANSPAP, from the coding sequence ATGAGTGATACCGCCACCGGGCGCCCGAAGGCGCTGATCATGATCTCCTCGGCGCGGCAGGTGCCATTGGCCGAACCCGCCGGAACGAGTTTCTCCTCGGGGTTCTTCCTGAGCGAGATGGGCCCCCTGTTGCAGGATTTCCGTCGTGACCACGACTTTGTTTTCGCAACCCCGGACGGTCGGCCTCCGCAGTTGGACGTCAACGGCCTGTTCCTCGCCGGCTACGCCACGCCCGATGAGCGGGCCGAGGTGGACGCGCAGGCCGCGGCCGCTCAGTCGGCAGCCGACTTCGACGCCGAGGCCTTGCGGCGCGACAATCCCGAACTGGTGGCGCGCCGCGACCGCGAACTGCAGACCGCCTACGACCTGATCGGTCGGATCACCGTATCGGAAATCCTGCCCGGCACCGAGAAAGAGGTCGCCTCGATCCGCGACGAGGTCGCCGAGACCTTCCAGAAGCTGCCCGCTCAGGAATGGCTCTCGGCCAAGGACCTCATCGACCGCGACCGTGACCCGGCCGACTCGTTCGATCTGGGCGAGTTCGCCTTTGTCCACCTGCCCGGCGGTCACGCCCCCGTCGTCGACTTCGGTGACAACCCGTATCTCGGCGAGCTACTCAATACCTTGCACGACAAGGGCGTGGTTGTTTCCATGATCTGTCACGGCCCGCTGGCGCTGGTCTCCACCAAATACCGCGTCACCGACGACGGCAAGGTCACCACCGGCGGTGACCGCCCTCTGGCCGGAGCGCACGTCACGACTCTCGCCAAGCAGCTCGAACAGTCTTCAGCCGACGCTTCGAAAGGCGGCTACCTCGCGTATCTCGCGATCCCGGGCAAACACACCCGGTTGATCGAGTATGTCGAGGATCGGCTCCGAGAAGCGGAATACCAGGTCGATGTTCCGGCCGTTCCCACCGATCCCCTGGCGATCTACGACGAGGACAGAAACCTCCTCACCGGCGACGGTCCCCAGGCCATGGCCGTACAGACCGCCCAGCTCCGCACCATCCTCGCCCAGACGAAGGCACCAAAATCGGCCAACTCGCCAGCCCCATGA
- a CDS encoding nuclear transport factor 2 family protein — protein sequence MIFTANRFITEDDYVVVQFRGQAITKQGRPYNNTYCWVCRLSDGQLREATEYADTQVVID from the coding sequence ATGATTTTCACCGCGAACCGTTTCATCACCGAGGATGATTACGTTGTGGTCCAATTCCGCGGGCAGGCCATCACCAAACAGGGGCGGCCCTACAACAACACCTATTGCTGGGTCTGTCGCCTCTCCGACGGGCAGCTCCGGGAGGCCACCGAGTACGCAGACACCCAGGTGGTGATCGACTAG
- a CDS encoding tautomerase family protein: MPFYSCRIPARSLNPAQKQAIAELITTVHAETFNAPPSFVRVMFHEAAPGDSFHESRSADFVFVEGHIRAGRDIAHKQRCLAGIYDGWKTIDPGVPDIEIILLDAPAAAMMGNGEIPPEPGQESSELLPSHTP; the protein is encoded by the coding sequence ATGCCTTTCTACTCGTGCCGGATTCCCGCCCGATCGCTGAACCCTGCGCAGAAGCAGGCGATTGCCGAACTCATCACGACTGTCCACGCCGAAACCTTCAACGCGCCACCATCGTTCGTGCGCGTAATGTTCCACGAAGCCGCGCCCGGCGACTCGTTCCACGAGAGCCGCTCCGCCGATTTCGTCTTCGTCGAGGGGCACATCCGAGCGGGCCGCGACATAGCCCACAAGCAACGGTGCCTGGCCGGTATCTACGACGGCTGGAAGACTATCGACCCGGGCGTGCCGGACATCGAGATCATTCTGCTCGACGCGCCCGCCGCCGCCATGATGGGCAACGGCGAGATCCCGCCCGAACCCGGCCAAGAGTCGTCCGAGCTGTTGCCATCTCACACCCCCTGA